A single region of the Silene latifolia isolate original U9 population chromosome 8, ASM4854445v1, whole genome shotgun sequence genome encodes:
- the LOC141596216 gene encoding mitochondrial inner membrane protease ATP23, translating to MEGVAADATKSSDRSSSAAKGGVTVEECQKMIKKSLRIPMVKFLREHLTKSGCHIGDNFIKAVNCTKEVSGGYARGVGIMVCSNNIDLQDEVNQVVIHELIHAYDDCRAGNMEWTNCAHHVCSEIRAGHLSGDCHYKRELLRGYMKLRGHEQDCVKRRVMMSMANNPYCSEAASKDAMEAVWDVCYNDTKPFDRAP from the coding sequence ATGGAGGGTGTAGCAGCTGACGCAACGAAGTCTTCAGACCGGTCCTCATCAGCCGCGAAGGGAGGTGTAACGGTGGAAGAATGCCaaaagatgattaaaaagagctTGCGAATTCCCATGGTGAAATTTTTGAGAGAACATTTGACGAAGTCTGGGTGTCATATTGGAGATAACTTTATCAAGGCAGTTAATTGTACGAAGGAAGTTAGTGGCGGATATGCTCGTGGAGTAGGAATCATGGTTTGTAGCAACAACATTGACCTTCAAGATGAGGTTAACCAGGTGGTTATCCATGAGCTCATTCATGCATATGATGATTGTCGTGCTGGAAACATGGAATGGACCAATTGTGCCCATCATGTTTGTAGTGAGATCCGTGCAGGACATCTCAGTGGGGATTGCCACTATAAACGAGAGTTGCTGCGTGGTTATATGAAACTCCGAGGTCATGAGCAGGATTGTGTGAAGAGAAGAGTAATGATGTCAATGGCCAATAATCCTTATTGCTCTGAAGCTGCTTCCAAGGATGCGATGGAGGCCGTGTGGGATGTTTGCTACAACGACACAAAGCCCTTTGACAGAGCTCCATGA